TTTGTGAAAGTGTTCGATTCTTACTTACAAGTAGGAAACAAATAGTATTCGAGGAGGGTGGGTTCCAAAGAGTGCGCTTGTTGAATGACGAAGAAAGTAAGGAATTACTCGGTGAGAAGGTGTTTGGCGAAGAGGGTTTCCCTATTCAACTTGAGGAACTGGGAGAGAAGATTGCGTGGAAATGTGAAGGTCTTCCTCTTATGATAGTCACGGTTGCAAAGCTCCTATCAGAAGCCGATAAGACCCCAGAATACTGGACTGAGGTATTCGTCAAACGACATAGCTCAGTCTTTGTGGatgcatataatcaaatatcagaGGTATTTCTCCCATCCTATGACTATTTACCCCAACATTTAAAAATGGTTTTCCTCTATATGGGAGCTTTCCTTCCATATTGTGATATCCTTACAGTCCAGCTCATTAGTATGTTGAGTGTTGAGGGGTTTTTTCAACCGATTGGGGAACAAAATTTTCAAGAGTTTACGTATGGTTGCTTGGCAGAGCTTTCTTTGGGGTATCATCTTGTTCGTAACACAACAAAATCTTTGTCTCTAAAAACAACGTATCGTGTGCATTCTTGCTGGTAGCACTTGTGTAAGGTAGAAGCTAGTAGGATCAAGTTTCTGCATGTCTTACAAAGTTGTGATGATGCTACAATAGACCAACGCCGATTGTGTGTCCATTGGACCAGTTTATTCTGCTTCAAACAAGTGTGTGATTCAATAAAACGTGATTGTGCATCCACTGCCCGCTCTCTCCTTTGTCATGGTCCTTTTCACCAATATCCAATCCCAATACATGACATGGGTTTCAAGTTGCTCGGTGTACTACATGCTCTTGAAGTCCGATTTTACCATGTCccaattgaaattttgaaactaGTTTGTCTACGATACCTTTCCCTAACATGCAACGGGGAGCTCCCTCCTTCCATATCCAACCTTTTTCAACTTCAAGTTTTGATAATTGAAAAACATGAATTCATTAAAAAGCATGGAGTTCAGTCATATATGCCAGTGCAAATATGGGACATGCAAGAATTAGAGTGTATTCACGTCAGGGGAAGCGACCTACCAACCCCTAGTGATGATGCTACCTTGAACAAACTCATCAGACTTATTGGTGTGAGTACAAACAGTTGTACAAGGGAAGTTCTCAAAAGAATTCCTAATTTAGAGGAATTAGCAATTGATGTGGAGTTGAAGCcgtatgatgatgatgatgaaaccAACCCATTGAGTTGCTTGAGTTATATCTCCCAACTCCAGAATTTGTGGTCACTTCAATATCGGGTTAGGAATCCCGAGATAAAGTATGAGTTTAATACTATTCCTTTTTCAATGTTTCCATCAAGTCTCACATATTTACGTTTGAGTGGGTTGGGATATCCTTGGAAGTACATGAATGACATTGGCTCACTGCTGCCAAATCTAGAAAGTCTCATATTAGAATGCTATGCCTTTCGAGGCCCAGAGTGGGAAATAAAATCGGGGAGTTTTTTGAAACTTATTGAACTTCACATTGAAGACACCGATTTGGTGGAATGGAGACCTCAACGTGGAAGCTTCCCGGAGCTTGCATTTCTAAGCATGAAGCATTGCTACAAATTACAACAACTCGATTGGCCATATGATCACTCTTGGATCACGACCATTAAATTAGTCGACTGCAATCCTTCAGCTCCTGCTTGTGCCATTCAGTTAAAAGACAAGTTTTCCTTTGAACTTTTGGTCTTTTCTTCCTTTTGATGAGCTTAGCTACACCTCTGCAACTTGCCTAACAGGTTAGTCTTCTTTTCACAGACAAACCAAATCAATTCATGTCACAGTAGTcttgaattaaatttgatgTGTTTTTGTTATATTTAgatattcaaaatatatattatctTCTGTTATCTATCAATTTTCAGGCAAATGAGAGAGCCGAAGGGGTCAGACGCCTCATTATCCCATAATTTCAGATGTTGTATTACCATATTGTCGTATGAATTTAAGGATAGTGTTGAATAGTGTTTAATATGTAACCAAAATTGTTGCAAGTTGGATTTGTTTGAAAGCATTAGTCCCTTATTCAAGGATTTTAATTTTTCAGAGTTATGcatgattttcactttgatttgatATTGTGTGTAATCagtttgtgtttttttttaatagctTAAAAATTTAAGATTCTGGCAACATACTAGTTACTTTTTGGCTTTTCATATTTCAAATTAATGAGATCCCTCAGTAGAAACtagggttgtaaacgaatcgaatcgagtcgaatatcataattttgtattcgtatttgaatactaaccgaatcgaatcgaatcgaatatttatatttcgaatcgaatatttatcgaatacgaatatcaaaattcgaatatcgaatcgaatacgaattatttgattagtttaCAATCGCAATGACGAAGCGCGACTTGTAATGGAAGAATATATGACTTCAATTtacaattttgattttataaattgtaaagtTTTACTTTTAAAATTGTGGAGAATTACTTTAATGCATGTATATTATGATTCTttgcattttttctttttaaaattgtcaattattatataatattataattctttttattatattttctatataatattataattcttatatatataattaaatattgatgaatataaaattaaattcatccaataaagtgATGAATCCACCACAAAATTTACAATCTAAGGGTGAAAAtgagttcataatttattttagcccctccacacacacacatatatacatatatataatatttaaatatttaatcatgtaTCTAtgcgaatatcgaatcgaatcgaatcgaatatcataatttcatataagtatttgaatactaatcgaatcgaatcgaatatttgttatcgaatacgaatcgaataatttcgaatacgaataacacaatttcgaatcgaatctcgaatcgagcaaaaatattcgattcatttacaaccctagtAGAAACTAACCAATATAACTACAGAAAAGCCATGATTTGTATCTGAGTTTGAATGAACAAAATTATCGTGCTAAGTTTGTTATTTTCCATTGTATAAAGGTCGAATAAATAACTGTAGGAGTTGTTGATTTAGCTATGAAATAAATCTGGGTATTCAAATTCAAAGAAGAAAATAATTGATTAATTGTCATTCATAAAATATCCGAAGCATTTATCAACTAATTACCTATTACCTATGAATTAACATACACCAATTGGGCTTCTCCAtataataaacaaaattttgGCCCAATAAAGCCCAACTCTGTTTATCTTTTAAATTCTGCTTACTTGTTAAAAGGCCTCAAATTCAACTCACTTTCTTTGAGGCCCACTTGAAGATGTACatacaaaaattaatactaCATCAAAGTCCATCATTAGACTATATAATTGTGATTTATTATTATCAGATTGTTCGATTATGGTACTACATCAAATTACTTGGTTCGTGAAATGATCTCACACAAAACTCTTTTAAGAAGGTATAACCATGAAGTTCAATTATTTACTGGAAaacatattaataaataatttacctaggttctttttctttatttccaCTTTAATtcgtgataatattattataaaaatttataataatatagcATTTTTATTTCCATAAATTTACCTTGGTTCGTGCACATGgcatcaatttaaaaataatatagcaGCGGATGAGATAAAATGCATTCATTGTGGTTTCATTTACCAATACAATACATGTGCAGAGCTGACTTAATTTATGGAGAGGCACAACCaatctcatttttattttttatttttttaaaatttgttacacttattttctcaaataaaggaaaaattACTCACACTCTAGCCctcgacctattggttggaggtgAAGcatcttaccaacagactgcgcttcgtTGTCACCAATCTCATTTAACTACAATTTCAAATAACTTTAAACAGTTGATTTGCACCgccttcaccaccaccaccaccacaaatTCTCCCCACCTATTGTGCCTTGATAGCTCATATATCAGTGATGGCGGCTTATGGTGCAGCGACCTCTCTCAAGAATACGATTCTGCGTATTCTACAATCGTCTCGCATTTCCCTCGTTTCCCACTCTCCACAAATCTTACTACCTGCCTACGAAGAGATGGATCGATTGCAGAAAGTTCTGCTCAAATTGGACGACACCAGCTGCTGCAAGATCAGAACGAAGGTGAATGCTGCAGATGAACGAATCAAAGAGGCAGTTTGGGAATTTGAAGATTTACTTGAATCCCATATCTTACCTCAGATTCTTCCACAACTCGAGAGCTCGAGAGATCACTTGTCTTTCTCTGTAGATCTGCAGTCTCTGCAACACCGTGTTGATAGCTTGGTcgagaagatgaagatgatggaGGAGGAATACACTAATGAAATGGAGAATATGCCTGAAGAAGAAGGCAAGCCTATCTCCTCAAGAATAGATCACGGTGGAATCAACTCAAAGATGGTTGGATTATCTGATCGTATTGAAAAAGTCAGAGATAATCTTCTCGATGAATATAACTACCAACCCTATTCGATTATTGGGATGGGGGGCATTGGCAAGACGACTCTTGCTAAGCATATTTTTGAAGATCCATCAATTCGGAGCCattttgagtttcgagcatgGGTCAACGTGGGCAGGAAATGCGAAACTGATGAACTATTACGATGTGTTCTAGCTCAAGTGGATCCCAACGCCCACAAAATCCTTACCCAAGGAGGTGATCATGACGGCGAGGAATTAGTTGGAGTCTTAAGAGAAAGATTGAAGGATGTGAGATGTCTCATTgtgttggatgatgtttgggacAAAGAAGCAAATCGCTTGACCAATTGCTTAAGAGAAAAGAATATTGTTGGAAGGATTCGATTCTTACTTACGAGTAGACTGGGAATAACATTCACGCGGCATGGGTACGAAAGAATGTACTTTTtaaatgaagaagaaagtaaTGAATTACTTGGTGAGAAGTGTTTGGTGAGGAGGGTTTCCCTCCTCAACTTGAGGAACTGGGAAAGAAGATTGCTAAGAAATGTGAAGGTCTTCCTCTTATGATAGTTACGGTTGCAGAGCTCCTATCAAAAGCCGACAAGACCCCAGAATACTGGACTGAGGTGCTCATCAAACAACATGGTTCGATCTTTGTGACtgcatataatcaaatatcagaGGTACTTTTTCCAAGCTATGACTACTTACCccaacattttaaaatgttttttcTTTATATGGGAGCTTTCCCTCCATATATCGATATCCATCCAATCCTGATCAATAGTTTGTCGAGTGCTGAGGGGTTTGTTGAACCAATTGGAGAAGAAAGTTTTGCAGATCTTTCCAATGAATGTTGGAAAAAGCTTTCTAGGCGGTATCATCTTGTTCTCGAGATAGCAAATTATAAGTTTCCGGTGAGTAGTTATCGCGTGCATTCTTGCTTGCAGCACTTGTGTAAGAAAGAAACTAGTAGAATCAAGTTTATGCATGTCTTAGAAAGTTGTGATGATGTTATAAGAGACCAACGTCGATTGTGTGTCCACTGGAACAGTTTATTTTGCTTCAAACAAGTGTGTGATTCGATAAAAAGTGATTGTGCATCTACTGTTCGTTCTCTCCTTTGTTTTGGTCCTTGTCACTCATATCCAGTGCCAATACTTGACATGGGTCTCAAGTTGCTCAGGGTACTAGATGCTGCTTATGTCCGATTTTATCATATCccaattgaaattttgaaactaGTTTGTCTTCAGTACCTTGCCCTAACTTGCAATGGGGACCTCCCTCCTTCCATATCCAACCTTTTTCACTTGCAATTCCTGATTATTGGTAgacatatgaatattaaaaagcGTGGAGTTCAGTCATATATGCCTGTGCAAATTTGGGATATGCAAGAACTCGAGCACATTCAGATTTGGGGAAGGGATCTTCCAACCCCTAATACTGATGCTACCTTGGACAAGCTCATCATACTTGTTGGTGTGAGTGCAAGCAGTTGTACAAGGGAAGTTCTCAAAAGAATTCCTAATCTAAAGGTATTACGGATTGAAGTGGAGTTGAAGCCTTATGATGATGAAGACGAAACCAACTCATTGAGTTGCTTGAGTTATATCTCACAACTTCAGAATTTGGATAGACTTGAATATCATGTTGTCAATCCTGAGATGAAGTATGAGTTTAATACCATTCCTCTTTCAATGTTTCCATCAAGTCTCAAAGAGTTACATTTGAGTGGGTTGGGATATCCTTGGAAGTACATGAATGACATTGGTTCGTTGCTGCCAAATCTTGGGATGCTTGTATTAAGATGCTATGCCTTTCGAGGCCTAGAGTGGGAAATTACCCTGGGGAGTTTCTTGAAACTTACTACACTTATAATTGAAGACACCGATTTGGTGCAATGGAGACCTCAACGTGGAAGTTTCCCAGATCTCCGAACCCTAAGCATGGAGCATTGCTACAAATTACAGCAACTCGAATGGCCGTATGACCACTCTTGGATCACGACCATTGAATTAGTCGAGTGCAATCCTTTAGCTGTCGCTTGTGCCAATCAATTAAGAGACAAGTTTTCCTTTAAACTTATGGTTGATACTTCCTTTTGAGCTCAAGTGATTCTACAACTTGCCTGCGAGGTTAGTCTTACTTCATTGCAATATATTTAAACATATATATgactatatgtatatatatatatatatatataccttctGTTATAGTCACAGAGTTTGAGATTTTCCATCTTCTATATTCAGGCAAATGAGAGCCGATCGAAGGGGTCAGATGTGGCGTTATCACATAGTTTCCATTGTTTGTCTGAATTTAAGGATTTGTGAGTTGTCTGAAGCCTGCgtgcttaattaattatgtttgtAACCAAAATTTGTTGTAAGTTGGATTATGAAACCTTTCTGTGTTATGCATGATTTTCACTCTGTTTTAGTATTGTGTGT
The genomic region above belongs to Salvia miltiorrhiza cultivar Shanhuang (shh) chromosome 5, IMPLAD_Smil_shh, whole genome shotgun sequence and contains:
- the LOC131026543 gene encoding probable disease resistance RPP8-like protein 4 isoform X2, which gives rise to MAAYGAATSLKNTILRILQSSRISLVSHSPQILLPAYEEMDRLQKVLLKLDDTSCCKIRTKVNAADERIKEAVWEFEDLLESHILPQILPQLESSRDHLSFSVDLQSLQHRVDSLVEKMKMMEEEYTNEMENMPEEEGKPISSRIDHGGINSKMVGLSDRIEKVRDNLLDEYNYQPYSIIGMGGIGKTTLAKHIFEDPSIRSHFEFRAWVNVGRKCETDELLRCVLAQVDPNAHKILTQGGDHDGEELVGVLRERLKDVRCLIVLDDVWDKEANRLTNCLREKNIVGRIRFLLTSRLGITFTRHGYERMYFLNEEESNELLGEKCLVRRVSLLNLRNWERRLLRNVKVFLL
- the LOC131026543 gene encoding putative late blight resistance protein homolog R1A-4 isoform X1, which gives rise to MIVTVAELLSKADKTPEYWTEVLIKQHGSIFVTAYNQISEVLFPSYDYLPQHFKMFFLYMGAFPPYIDIHPILINSLSSAEGFVEPIGEESFADLSNECWKKLSRRYHLVLEIANYKFPVSSYRVHSCLQHLCKKETSRIKFMHVLESCDDVIRDQRRLCVHWNSLFCFKQVCDSIKSDCASTVRSLLCFGPCHSYPVPILDMGLKLLRVLDAAYVRFYHIPIEILKLVCLQYLALTCNGDLPPSISNLFHLQFLIIGRHMNIKKRGVQSYMPVQIWDMQELEHIQIWGRDLPTPNTDATLDKLIILVGVSASSCTREVLKRIPNLKVLRIEVELKPYDDEDETNSLSCLSYISQLQNLDRLEYHVVNPEMKYEFNTIPLSMFPSSLKELHLSGLGYPWKYMNDIGSLLPNLGMLVLRCYAFRGLEWEITLGSFLKLTTLIIEDTDLVQWRPQRGSFPDLRTLSMEHCYKLQQLEWPYDHSWITTIELVECNPLAVACANQLRDKFSFKLMVDTSF